The Augochlora pura isolate Apur16 chromosome 4, APUR_v2.2.1, whole genome shotgun sequence genome segment CTTGCATACACcacacgcgcgcgcccgcACACACatatgtgtgtgtgcgtgtgtgtgtgtaataactataataataataaaatctcgtaaagatatgaaatatattatgctCCAATACTCATTTACTGTATTTGTGAATTTACCTTTCATTTTCATCCGTTTCCCAATATTGATGCTTTTTCATAACCCGCAGAAGTGGATGCGAGttcacataaataaattgaaaaaaaagtcaaaccaataaaaggaaatgactgtgaaattaaaatcagaACATTTCTCTGTCAAACAGATTAAATACTTTATTGATTTGCTGATATCGCTTCAGCAATGTATGTTAACAATTACGCTCTATTATCGTATAGTCGCTTAGTCTTTTCATTTGTCGTTAAACGAACGATGCTGTTTAAGGTAGTTGCATGAATACATAGTATTCTTGCACAATTTACCGtaaatacagaaatttaattatcgaactGGTTCGATGTACTAGAGTATAGATAAACAAAACCGATGTATAAATGGCAcaatctctatctctcttgccATGTCGCGTGCCATATTCGTGAATAGAATATCACATAAAATTGAGCGGTTTTTCGCTcttgttctttctctctctctctctctcgcactaAATGTCGTCTACTGCACTCTAATCGCGTATACTGCGTTCTCTAAGATCAcattatagattattataaccACTAATCATCACACTCgcctcgaaaaaatatttccgacaAGAAGTACACATTTTTCCGTAACACATcataataaacgataaaaaaattgttgagtctTTAGTTGTTCTCGATATATTGaatagtattgtataatatttattcctaagaatgaaaaattgtcgataCTGCAGCTTAACAACTGATCGCAATACATGACTCGTATAACCTTGGCTATGGTCGCACGTTTGCAGGATCCACGATTCACGATTTAGAATTTGCAGTTCACAATTCTGTTGTCATATGTGACGTTAATGCTTGGACGCGTGTCGCGTTGCAACTTTTACATAATACATGATCATCCAAAGGATAACAACCGCGTCCTTCGGAGTCTGAAGATAAAACTAACCCGCAGTCTTCACATTTGTAACACTGAATATGAAAACTACGATCGAGAGCCACGACTCTTACGGTTTCATCCTGGCCTGGTTCTGGCATTATTGGTAATTTGCATACGCAACAACGTGGCGCGAATTTCCTGAAACATAAACGATAAGTATAAAAccttatctatatattatcgctgatgctataattattttcatgtaCTATGCAatgagaaatattgtttacttatGAAAACATTCTATGCAGTGTATCTGATTGGTAGCATCCACCGTGAATGGTATACTGTCCAAACTCTGACCGCAAACCACACATGTGAAACAAGACGGATGATAAGGTTTTCCGGTGGCTCTTAATATTCTATCGAATATCGGGCTGGCGCAAACGCAACATTTTTCCAACGTGTTCAGATAGTCCTTCTCGCAGTAAGGCTTGCTCTCTAACGAGAAGAACGGTTTGTCCCGCAAGTTGACTTTACAAACGTAACAACAGAAACAATCGATGTGGAAAACTTTATGCATCGCAGAACACCCTTTGCCTTCGACTTTGTGGCCGCATTGCGCGCATATTCCATATATGTCATCGTCTTCATCATTATCCTCCACTCCGTGAACCAACAAGTCCATCAAATCATCCACCTGAAACAGAATAACACTGTAAGATGCGAATAGGCGTCATAATCGAGGGGAATCGTACGAAATGATGTCGATGCGAACATACTTCCTTGACCGGTGATACTTTCCCTTGCTGCTGAGTCGATGTAGCTGATCCGTAGCCAGAATACATGGAGTAATTGCAAGACAACTGAGACGGTGGTCTAGGATTGATCGGTTCGTATATAGACTCGTATGTCGAGCTGGATTGCGAGCTTGTCCCATAAATATCGTTTGGATAATTATCCGAAGGAAAGTCAGTTTGATAAGTAGCGCGTCTCAATTCGCTATAACTAGAGGAAACAGGACTCGGCGGAGGTGGCAGTTCGTCCGGTGGCGGTGGAAAAGAACTACTTGGAACGCAAGGAACGTACTCTGATAATTCCGGTGGCGGTGGCAAATCGTCTGTGAATGCAATCAAACAAACAAGTTTACCTATCTTCTTTCGATGTATTAATTAGATAAACGGAACTGCGTTCTAATTCTGAATCCGATTACCGTGAGCTGGAGCAATATTGCAATACGTGTTTTCTGGTTTTGCATTCCACtgaatattactataaataatatcgttcTCAGTCTTGTTTCCTGTTTTACTCTGCATGCTCCTTGGAGGCTCTATGTTGCTGTACACAACATTTCTCGCCGATGATCTTGAATGATCCTCGGCCGGAACTTGGGGAGCCGGCAGATTTCCGACGTTCGAGTAGAAGTTCTTCTCATCGTATCCATATTTAGTCTCGAATTTCTCATTGGCTTGACGAGGGTAAAAATTGTCGTTGTTCTGATAAAGTTTAGATGTATCTTTTCCGTTCGTGGTCGACGACAATGAAAAATCGTTCTTTTCTATGTTTATAGGCACATATGGAGTAgaagaatttgcataaaagttCGACGGTTTTTCGTTTGTTGTAGAATTATTGAGTACCGTACTGTACGACTGTACAGATCCTCCCTTTAGCATGTGATTTTGCATCACCTAAAATTCAAACGTATATCAAGGTTGATACCAAAGATGGTCTCCAAAATGTAGTTtagaatttagtaaaattttaccataaatgcaCCCCCGTGAGAATGGAGCAAACATGAAAAACagcataaaattttgtaagtaACAGCACGATTAATCAAccttaaaaaaatacttttcattGTATACTGACCTGAGACTGTGATTTTTTTGGTTTAGGTGGCACAGCTGGCCCAATCTTTTTGCCAGGTTTTACAACTTTTATGCCATCTCCATGATTAATTTGCAAGTTTGCGATTTGTTGCTCCAAATCATTATTCGACATTGTtctgaaacataaaattcaaattgtttgtTACATAATAACG includes the following:
- the Zyx gene encoding lipoma-preferred partner zyxin isoform X2: MKSIFLRLINRAVTYKILCCFSCLLHSHGGAFMVMQNHMLKGGSVQSYSTVLNNSTTNEKPSNFYANSSTPYVPINIEKNDFSLSSTTNGKDTSKLYQNNDNFYPRQANEKFETKYGYDEKNFYSNVGNLPAPQVPAEDHSRSSARNVVYSNIEPPRSMQSKTGNKTENDIIYSNIQWNAKPENTYCNIAPAHDDLPPPPELSEYVPCVPSSSFPPPPDELPPPPSPVSSSYSELRRATYQTDFPSDNYPNDIYGTSSQSSSTYESIYEPINPRPPSQLSCNYSMYSGYGSATSTQQQGKVSPVKEVDDLMDLLVHGVEDNDEDDDIYGICAQCGHKVEGKGCSAMHKVFHIDCFCCYVCKVNLRDKPFFSLESKPYCEKDYLNTLEKCCVCASPIFDRILRATGKPYHPSCFTCVVCGQSLDSIPFTVDATNQIHCIECFHKKFAPRCCVCKLPIMPEPGQDETVRVVALDRSFHIQCYKCEDCGLVLSSDSEGRGCYPLDDHVLCKSCNATRVQALTSHMTTEL
- the Zyx gene encoding lipoma-preferred partner zyxin isoform X1, yielding MSNNDLEQQIANLQINHGDGIKVVKPGKKIGPAVPPKPKKSQSQGGSVQSYSTVLNNSTTNEKPSNFYANSSTPYVPINIEKNDFSLSSTTNGKDTSKLYQNNDNFYPRQANEKFETKYGYDEKNFYSNVGNLPAPQVPAEDHSRSSARNVVYSNIEPPRSMQSKTGNKTENDIIYSNIQWNAKPENTYCNIAPAHDDLPPPPELSEYVPCVPSSSFPPPPDELPPPPSPVSSSYSELRRATYQTDFPSDNYPNDIYGTSSQSSSTYESIYEPINPRPPSQLSCNYSMYSGYGSATSTQQQGKVSPVKEVDDLMDLLVHGVEDNDEDDDIYGICAQCGHKVEGKGCSAMHKVFHIDCFCCYVCKVNLRDKPFFSLESKPYCEKDYLNTLEKCCVCASPIFDRILRATGKPYHPSCFTCVVCGQSLDSIPFTVDATNQIHCIECFHKKFAPRCCVCKLPIMPEPGQDETVRVVALDRSFHIQCYKCEDCGLVLSSDSEGRGCYPLDDHVLCKSCNATRVQALTSHMTTEL